One Scophthalmus maximus strain ysfricsl-2021 chromosome 9, ASM2237912v1, whole genome shotgun sequence genomic region harbors:
- the arsia gene encoding arylsulfatase I codes for MATTALTGFSMMSLLSLGYLTWDVMSPNQVENEPDQIFGDTSPTTPQPPHIIFIMTDDQGFNDIGYHSSDIRTPVLDKLAADGVKLENYYIQPICTPSRSQLITGRYQIHTGLQHSIIRPRQPNCLPFDQVTLPQRLQELGYSTHMVGKWHLGFYKKECLPTRRGFDTYFGSLTGSVNYYTYNSCDGPGMCGFDLHEGESVAWGQRGKYSTHLYTQRVRKILATHDPQSQPLFIYLSFQAVHTPLQSPREYIYPYRGLGNVARRKYAAMVSAVDEAVRNITYALRKYGYYQNSVIIFSTDNGGQPLSGGSNWPLRGRKGTYWEGGVRGLGFVHSPLLRKKRRVSKALVHITDWYPTLVGLAGGNESLTEGVDGYNVWEAISEGKESPRLEILHNIDPLYNHARSGSLQKGFGIWNTAIQASIRAGDWKLLTGDPGYGDWTPPQILPGFPNGWWNLERHTAPRKSVLLFNISGDPYERFDLSEQRPDVVKQLLARLVFYNRTAVPVRYPSEDPRADPHLNGGAWVSWVGDEEEDSWDSVYQKKNKDWKTKLKLSKSRSFFRRLNTRIMSNRI; via the exons atggcaacaacagcTCTGACCGGTTTCTCCATGATGAGCCTGCTCAGCCTCGGATACCTGACCTGGGATGTGATGAGTCCTAACCAGGTGGAAAACGAGCCTGACCAAATCTTTGGAGACACCTCTCCCACCACTCCGCAGCCCCctcacatcattttcatcatgacAGATGATCAGGGGTTCAACGACATTGGCTACCACAGCTCTGACATCAGGACTCCGGTGCTGGACAAACTGGCTGCTGATGGAGTGAAGCTCGAGAATTATTATATCCAACCCATCTGCACCCCTTCCCGAAGTCAACTCATCACCGGCAG GTACCAAATTCACACTGGCCTACAACACTCCATCATCCGGCCCCGCCAGCCGAACTGCCTGCCCTTTGACCAGGTCACCCTCCCTCAGAGGCTCCAGGAGCTTGGCTACTCCACTCACATGGTCGGCAAGTGGCACCTGGGCTTTTACAAGAAAGAGTGTTTGCCCACTCGGCGCGGCTTTGACACGTACTTTGGCTCCTTAACTGGCAGCGTCAACTACTACACCTACAACTCCTGTGACGGCCCTGGAATGTGTGGCTTTGACCTCCATGAGGGGGAGTCGGTTGCCTGGGGCCAGAGGGGAAAATACTCCACCCATTTGTACACACAGAGAGTCCGCAAGATACTGGCAACCCATGATCCTCAGTCCCAGCCTCTGTTCATCTACCTCTCTTTCCAAGCTGTTCACACACCCCTGCAGTCTCCACGGGAGTACATCTACCCATACCGCGGGCTGGGAAATGTGGCACGCAGGAAGTATGCTGCTATGGTCTCAGCTGTGGACGAGGCAGTTCGAAATATAACATACGCTCTCCGTAAGTATGGTTACTACCAGAACAGTGTCATCATCTTCTCTACTGACAACGGTGGCCAGCCATTGTCTGGTGGCAGTAACTGGCCACTGAGAGGACGTAAAGGCACCTACTGGGAAGGTGGTGTTCGTGGCCTGGGGTTTGTCCACAGTCCTCttctgaggaagaagaggagggtgagtaAAGCCTTGGTGCACATTACTGACTGGTACCCCACACTGGTGGGACTAGCAGGTGGCAATGAGTCATTGACCGAGGGGGTGGATGGGTATAATGTTTGGGAAGCCATCAGTGAGGGTAAAGAGTCGCCCAGATTGGAGATTCTGCACAACATTGACCCTCTGTATAACCATGCACGCAGTGGCTCCCTGCAGAAGGGATTTGGGATTTGGAATACAGCCATTCAGGCCTCAATACGAGCTGGAGACTGGAAACTCCTGACGGGAGACCCTGGTTATGGAGACTGGACCCCACCACAGATTCTTCCAGGTTTTCCCAATGGCTGGTGGAACTTAGAGCGCCACACTGCGCCCCGGAAATCAGTTCTGCTTTTCAACATCTCTGGAGACCCCTACGAACGTTTTGACCTATCTGAGCAGAGGCCAGATGTGGTCAAGCAGCTTTTAGCCAGGCTGGTGTTCTACAACCGCACTGCAGTGCCGGTGAGGTATCCATCAGAGGACCCACGGGCTGACCCCCACCTGAATGGAGGTGCCTGGGTCTCCTGGgtgggggatgaggaggaggacagctgGGACAGCGTTTaccagaagaagaacaaggatTGGAAGACGAAGCTTAAACTGTCCAAAAGCAGGTCATTTTTCAGGAGACTCAACACTAGGATCATGTCCAACAGGATATAG